The Piliocolobus tephrosceles isolate RC106 chromosome 12, ASM277652v3, whole genome shotgun sequence genome includes the window ctagaggcatcacgctacctaatTTCAAGTCATTAGACTTTCAAAGTCCTGTAGATGGAGCCCCCAGGTCCCTCTTTGATCTTATTTCACAAAGCTCTCCTCCTTGCTGCTGACTATGCTCCAGCCACGATGGTCGTTTTATCTGCTCCTGGGATGTgccaaggcattttttttttctcatggtgtTTGCACTTTGTCTTCCTCCTGAGATACTGTCCACTCTTCATACAGTTTCTTAACATCCTACATGTCTCAGTCCCACAAAAAGGCCTTTCTCGACTACCCAATCTTAACTGTGTCAATCTCTAGCTCACCTCTTTGCTTGTTTTATTCATAAGACTTATCAGCACTTACAGCTGTTTATGTGATATGAAGAATTTTTACACAactttgagttcatttttaaatgaacagtaTTGAGTCTCAAGCAATTAGAATGAAACTCTTCCAAAatcaaaaataactgaaaagggTATGGAATTGAACCAAGCTGTTATTAAGTCTCCCCATCCCATAACAGGGAAAGGAGTTTGTAAAGTACCACCAGTAGGCATTGGCGGGGGgaatcatttttaagtttttgtccccattgagttaaaaaaaatttcagtaaattGGTTACCTGCATGGTGGCTCAACTAGGGTCctttaaaataatcagaatataaGCACCACTGAGGTACATTGGGCTCATAATAAATTCAAGATACAAAAAATGGCAATGGGAGGTATGAGGGTGAAACTACAGCTATCACTGAAATAACACATAGAAGAAATCCCAGAAAGGCAAGAATAGCCTCTGGATGACATTTAAAGGCCCAGTATTctatataaagattttttttttaataattagttTGCACCTAAAGGTATAGAGCCTTACTCAGAATATAAGAGTAACAGTGATATCAAGTGCTTGGTAGGATCCTCTTTTCCCAGAATTGGCCTCAAAGATCTACCTGATATCCTAAATTCAGAAAACTTCCAGTTTGATGTCTGAAGCCACCAGCACAATGAACCAATGCAGCTAGTTCCATATCACCTCACCTCAACTCCATGAGTAAACAAAGGAACCTGGAAAGGAGAAGAAGGCTACCTTTTGACAAGGCAAACAGGCTTTTTCTTTCCCAGCTAACCATATATTTACCATTAGACATGCTGAACTTTCCCTGCACCACTGGAGCTAGGATAAAGAACCCTGGGGAGAGGTGGCATGTTGGAGATTTCCAGAAGACAAGAGGACGGAGACTAATTCTCACCTACTCCCAACACACAGTCATATCTGGGTCCCAAGAGGCATGGAAAATGAATTTGACATATGCCCAGAGGTCCAAGTTGGACTAGATAACTATACAATTCTTGCCAGAGGCTTTGCAACATGGGGCAAGATTAATGCATGTGAAAAGAGATATGATGGCACCAGCTGAAGGTCTGACAGAAGATGTAATAATCTTGCAAGGGATTTCCAATGTCCAGAGGAGATGCTTGGAGAAGCCTCCCATCAGCAGGCTGTTATAACTACCTGCTTATATAGTGCCCAAAGACAGCTAGAAGAGCAATTATGACCAACCAAGGAGAAGACACACAGAGTCACAAGCATCTgtctttttcctctccctcttccccagcaACTCTCCTCCCAAAGCAATACCAAAACAGGCacagggaaaagggaagaaataagaaGAGATGTATGAAAGGCTACCATACACATCCCCAAACTCCTAGCCACTAGAGCCATATGTCCCAtctgtttaaagaaaaaggaagagaagtatTTGCATCAGATAGGGGCTTGAAGTACACAAGCCAAAGCTTTAAAATCAGCATGAGACTCTCCTAATATCTGAAAGCAGCTAAAAAGTTATAGAATCAGATTGAAATGTTTATCATTGTCCTAATCTCCCAGTGGAAGAGGGTAAATACAACAGAATACAGTAAAAAGCAATTAGTGGAAAAACAATACCATTTCAATTTCATACTCCAATGAGCTGAAACACTTAATGAACCAGTTAAATTTATTAGCTTGGTTGTCTTTGCCTACTCCTtgcccactagaatgtaaacttcatGAGGGCAGCCACTTAGTCACTGTTTTATTCACAGCACCTAGCATAGAGCCTGACACGTaactaattaataaatattttaatgaataaaagaacaaaatctatGTAGATAACATCctataaaatgttcaaataatgcAAATGAGTGGAAACGTTTGGTGTTTTTTCAAGTTACTCATTTGTTTGAAATAGAACATCTCTTGTCTAACATGGGATTATCCAAATCTGAGAGGTACCATATTTCCTGCTGTCATAAACACTGTTGGTGCCCTGCCCATGTCTTCTTTGGCCCATTCTAATAGTCATCTGCAGAAGTCTTCCTATGTTTCTCTGCCAGAGGGGCTTCTTTAACTGCAAAAGCAGCTCAACCAGTATAGGAGACGACTAGAAGTGCCAGATTGTTAATATTCACTAAATGATTCTCAATCAATTGTGAAAGTTGGTGAATAAATACCCTAGCTCCCTCACCCTTTGGTATGTTCCAGTAGTATTGAGTGGCAACCTGCTTATTTGCTTTACCTCCCTTCCAGTCTGACTTTGCCACTTCTTTGCAGTACTTCCTGgcatcacctcccaaataaactacctaCATCCAAATCCTTAGAGTTCTGCTTTTTGGAGACCCCCAAACCAAGACTGAAGAGACTATTAAGTACTCCACAGGATTCTTTGTTCTCCATAGACCTTATCTGTCAGATCTCCAGATGATTATGTAGGCTCTGGACTTTCAAAGGAAGGCTTATGATTCAAAATTTTCTTGCACCACGTACCCATTCTAGCTCTGTCTTACCCCCCAATTTAGAACTTATATAAACCCAGTGACTTTGGTGAGAACATTGGCTCATCTCTGCTATAGCACTTCCTGCTACATGCATTCACTTAGTTACCAACTCAACAATACTGGTTAGATTTTAGGAATCTGCCAAGCTCTCCTTACCCCAAATCTATTTTATCCACGATTGTATCTTCATGATTTCTGTCTGAAAGCTAACAGTGTGTAGGGACCATAACTTGCTAAAATCAAATATCATTTTTAGAATTCtgatattttataaatggtggcaaaacaaaaaaaaaaaaaaagatgatttgagAAAGCCCTTTAAAAACTCTGTTTGCCCAGTGGACATTATGTGATCATAATCACCAAAAacataaactatattttataacTGATATTCAGAGATATTATATGTGGAAAATAACTGACGCAGACATATTTCTACTTCCCTATGTAATTCACCCCTCCCTAttctttgtgaaataaaatagttAATGTTTGACTTTGACTAGGGAAACAATCATTGGAACTGTATAAGTTAACTACAGAATTATTTCATATGCTACTTTTCCTGTCAGTTAAAATCAGATTTAGAAAAACTGAGCATATAAAGTTTTTAAGTCCATATATTTACCAATCCCATTTCCACAGAAGAGTCAATTAATTTAACAAACTTTGCTGAACAATGGTACTttatgataataattataatttattgagcactttgtGTGGGCCAGACATTGTGCTAAACTGTTATGTCTTTTTATCCTCTCAACAGTCTTATGagttattattatcttcattttacttttcaggaaactgacatttgtgacttacccaaggtcatgacattaataaattgtgaaaaaagaatttgaatgtAGGTCTGTGTGACTACAAACCCCAATCTCTTAACCACTACTGAATAATTTTTGCCCTAGAAGTTAGATGCTATGGAGTCATAAACCAAGTCTAAGATTATAAAACGTAGCTTCTTGTCTCCAAGGAACTATAACCTCACTGTGAAGATACATGCATAGTAGAGTACTTAGTCAAGTGCAAGACAATGAAGAGCAACCTATATTTGTTAAGTGCTAAGGGAATATCgagtaaaataagtttttttttaacatgttcaGTAGGTGATTCAGATTTCCCGTTGAAAGGGAAAATCTATCAAACTGCCTCAATTCAAATAGTCAAAGAGAAAGGCTAGTGTAATCAATCTCCTAGCAGTGTTCACCTACAGCATCAATAGGCCTGAAATATCATCACTGATCAAGGAATGTCTTACAACAGTGACCACTGGGCTCCCAACATATGGGTCCCACACATCTGTTTAAATAGTAAAAGTTTCAGAAGCAGCTCGAGTTACTCCTGGAAACCTTACACTGAAATTTAGGTTTATTACATTATAACTTTTTCCTCTTGGTAATTTTACAACCAACTTGCTGCTGTGTGAAGAAACTGTACAGGAGGAGCATGTATAATACCTACTACAATGGCAATTATACTGTTattcaattatttcaaaattactttttttccctaaaaagtCTTCCCCCCTGCCATGGCTATAAATAAGCAATGGTTCTTATTCCTGAAGTTCATATTCCCCTGAGAGCTTTGTGTTTACTGATTCCCTGGGGTTAGTATATAAAAATCCCAGAAGGCCACGTGATGAATTCTAAAAAATGAAGATTCTAAGACAATGGCTAATGAAGGCATTAGTATTCCTCTCATTGGAGTATCAAATCCTGATATGAGTAATGCCATATTCAagagagagttttaaaaatgtaattgaacTAAATCTTTTGACAGATAATTGTAATGATGATGTTATGCTTCAATGACTTTCAAGTATAGTTTGCAAATTACCTTTTTTACTTTATTCCCTTCCTCACTTAAAGTACCAGATATGTCAGGTTTCTGGTTCATGCTAATTTTTAACAGTACCTATATGGCAAACTCTTGACTCTAGAAACCAAAACACATTTAACTTATGGATATATTTGGACACAGTTAATAGACCCAATCTAAAATATCAGCTAGTTTCAAATGGCACACAATTATAATCATTTCTTGTTACGTTTTTGCAATCAGAGAAAATTTTGATATCTTCACAAggttttcatatatgtgtgtgtatatatatatgtataaaattatacacatacatacatatacacagagaAAGGCAGTTCTTTAGTCAAAGCACATTTATCTCTATCtcttacattttataattctatagTAATTTGCAATGAAGCCTGGTATTCACATAGAGATGGCCCTGAGGTCCTATTAGCTCTTCAATCAGAAAACAGAGATTCAATAATGTTAACTAGATTCTATCTACTACGGAGAGAAAGTTGGCTCTCAAACTCAAATTTGGAAAGGACCTCAATAGTTACCTAGTTCAACTTTCAACCAATCAAGAAATCCTTTTTACAGCATTCCTATATCTAGCCTATTCTCAAGCACTTCTGTCATTTGAAAATAACTGCATAAAGTGGCAGCCAAGTCTGTTGTTAGCCCTAACAGTTAGAATCAGAGGTAGAAataaagagacacagagactgaAACCAACATAAAGGCACACAAGTAAGAAAACAGGGATAGCAAAAGATAAAGTCAGATGGATAGGACACAGAAAGGTGAGGGGAAAAATcgtagaggagaaagagaaaaaacgtgaagaagcagagagagaaaaaattagaaGTGGAGACACAAAAAGTTGACATAGCAAATAAGGGGAATAGATAAGAGGAATAGTGAGTGATGAACCATTGAGAGacagcagaaggagaagcaagtatAAAGGAGAAGCAAGTATACAAGGAGAAGCAAGTGTAAAGGAAAAAACTGGCATAAGTAACTATAGggtttctttctgatttctgtAGTGATCATGGTCCCCAGTTTTGGGCTCAGAACATagtccacaaaaaggaaaatttcatttcacagcctcccttgcagctggaTATGGAAAGGTATTGAGTTCTGATCATTAAGATATAATCTTGAGTTCTGACCATAAAATCAAAAGTGTTATGTGTGACAGGGACTAGTCTTTTTCAGGGTTTCTCCAGCCAGGAAACCTAGAAGTAGTAGGTATAAGGTGTTACAAGCAGTTTAGACAAAAAGTCTTCAATCATACTCATTGATTGATTAATgagtcttactcatttttttatgtgtctaaATTCCTCGTCATCTAACATTTTCTTCCATCAATAAAAGTATTTGTCAGTAGTCTTCTCAAAATTCATTCATATTCTGTTTATGACATTATAAATTAGGACAGCATTTTACAAGGCAATTTGATAGTATCTGGCAAAAATTAAAGTGCTCAGGAATTGCTTTTGTATGAATCTATACTACCGCAATACAAATGattatgcataaaaatatatgcacatacgAGGATGGTCAATGCAGTGTGTATTGTGATGGTGAAAATCTGATAACAGACTAAATACGTTTTCATGGGTAGGGGTGATACAttcatactatggaatactatacaaccattAAAGAGACTGAGATAGAGAGGTATGGATAGACATGGGTAGATCTACAAGATACATGAAAAACAGATATGATTCCACATATAGTGGAAAAatctatgtatatatgcatgcttaagaatgtgtgtgtatgtatatggaaATCTGTAGGAGAAGGTTTGGAAGTATGTGTGCCTGGGGAATTCATGTGGAGGTCAGAGTGGAAGCAGGTGTGAGAGGGTCCAGCAGAAGAAAACATGGCCGCCAAAGTGTTTGAGTCCATCGGCGAGTTTGGCCTGGCCTTAGTTGTTGTAGGAGGCATGCTGAACTCTGCCTTACATAATGTGGATACTGGTCACAGAGCTGTCATCTTTGACCGATTCTGTGGAGTACAGGACATTGTGGTAGGGGAAGGGACTCACTTTCTTATCCCATGGGTACAGAAACCAATTACCTTTGACTGCTGTTCTAGACCACGTAATGTGCTAGTCATCACTGGTAGCAAAGACTTACAGAATGTCAACATCACACTGAGCATCCTCTTCTGGCCTGTTGCTAGCCAGCTTCCTTGCATCTTCACCAGCATCAGAGAGGACTATGATGAACGTGTGCTGCCATCCATCGCTACCAAGATCTTCAAGTCAGTGGTGTCTCGCTTTGATGCTGGAGAACTAATCACCCAGAGAGAGCTGCTCTCCAGGCAGGTGAGTGACAAGTTTACAGGGCCAGCAGCCACCTCTGGGCTCATCCTGGACGATGTGTCCTTGACGCATCCGACCTTCGGGAAGGAGTTCACAGAAGCGGTGGAAGCCAAAGAAGGGGCT containing:
- the LOC111536665 gene encoding prohibitin-like, which gives rise to MAAKVFESIGEFGLALVVVGGMLNSALHNVDTGHRAVIFDRFCGVQDIVVGEGTHFLIPWVQKPITFDCCSRPRNVLVITGSKDLQNVNITLSILFWPVASQLPCIFTSIREDYDERVLPSIATKIFKSVVSRFDAGELITQRELLSRQVSDKFTGPAATSGLILDDVSLTHPTFGKEFTEAATALMILNTTFLLPLSQKSL